Proteins encoded together in one Deinococcus irradiatisoli window:
- a CDS encoding ABC transporter permease, with protein MPAPSLPLTLARAHLRRRRTQNLSTVLGIAVGVMVLIAALSLTNGFTGALIDATLRASPHLSLTRFSPGGQDPQMAQALRGNPEVTAFMPFLADKGLLTRPASQGRSAGLDFATLFGVTSQAGQVLALPPDETDLLSHLQPDEVMLGSALAQSLGAYQGQELRVLVGSTQRRSTFKVAGVFRSGNYLIDSAYAFVPLATLQGLQGRQDITGYQVRLRNPDLAPQVGDQLSRTLPYSSLPWQNLYGSLLDQLKLQKQVIAFVVFLIVIVAAFGIANVLTLTVFEKTQEIAILRAMGASRPHIIWAFVWQGLALGAAGLLLGNLLGLGISLYFTWRPFQIPGDLYFITSLPVQVRLGDLLWVNALGIGTTLLAALLPARRAAGIEPARIIR; from the coding sequence GTGCCCGCTCCCTCGCTGCCCCTGACTTTGGCCCGCGCCCACCTGCGGCGGCGACGCACCCAGAACCTCAGCACCGTGCTGGGCATCGCTGTGGGCGTGATGGTGCTGATCGCGGCCCTGAGCCTCACCAACGGCTTTACCGGCGCGCTGATCGACGCCACCCTGCGCGCCAGCCCCCACCTGAGCCTGACCCGCTTCTCGCCGGGCGGCCAGGACCCGCAGATGGCCCAGGCCCTCAGGGGCAACCCCGAGGTCACGGCCTTCATGCCGTTTCTGGCCGACAAGGGCCTGCTGACCCGGCCCGCTTCGCAGGGGCGCAGCGCCGGGCTGGATTTCGCCACCCTGTTCGGCGTGACTTCCCAGGCCGGGCAGGTGCTGGCCCTGCCGCCCGACGAAACCGACCTGCTCTCGCACCTCCAGCCGGACGAGGTGATGCTGGGCAGCGCGCTGGCGCAGAGCCTGGGCGCCTACCAGGGCCAGGAACTGCGGGTGCTGGTGGGCAGCACCCAGCGGCGCAGCACCTTCAAGGTGGCGGGGGTGTTTCGCAGCGGCAACTACCTGATCGACAGCGCCTACGCTTTCGTGCCGCTCGCCACCCTGCAAGGCCTGCAGGGCCGTCAGGACATCACCGGCTACCAGGTGCGCCTCAGGAACCCCGATCTGGCCCCGCAGGTGGGCGATCAGCTCAGCCGCACGCTGCCGTACAGCAGCCTGCCGTGGCAAAACCTCTACGGCTCCCTGCTCGACCAGCTCAAGCTGCAAAAACAGGTCATCGCCTTCGTGGTCTTTCTGATCGTGATCGTGGCGGCCTTCGGCATCGCCAACGTCCTGACCCTCACCGTGTTCGAAAAGACCCAGGAAATCGCCATTCTGCGCGCGATGGGCGCTTCCAGACCACACATCATCTGGGCCTTCGTGTGGCAGGGCCTGGCACTGGGCGCCGCCGGGCTGCTGCTAGGCAACCTGCTGGGGCTGGGCATCAGCCTGTACTTCACCTGGCGGCCCTTTCAGATTCCCGGCGATCTGTACTTCATCACCTCGCTGCCGGTGCAGGTGCGCCTGGGCGATTTGCTGTGGGTGAACGCCCTGGGCATCGGCACCACCCTGCTGGCCGCCCTGCTCCCAGCCCGGCGGGCGGCCGGGATCGAACCGGCCCGGATCATCCGCTGA
- the folP gene encoding dihydropteroate synthase, with translation MRHFTLDFGFPVPGAGRVGGRWQVGWRGCAVMGIVNVTPDSFSDGGRGPEAALMHARQLLADGALILDIGGESTRPGAEAVDVDTELGRVLPVIRGLAGSPALISIDTMKPEVARAALDAGAHLVNDVSGLRDPQMLSMCAERGAPACIMHMQGEPRTMQLAPHYGDVMGEVFGFLAAQAGRALSAGVPGVLLDPGIGFGKTPDHNLALLRALPELSALPWPVLVGASRKKFLGALSGNPQGPADSRDAASLALHLHAARCGAALVRVHDVRSHVQGLRVQAALESA, from the coding sequence GTGCGGCACTTCACGCTGGACTTCGGCTTTCCGGTGCCGGGGGCCGGGCGGGTGGGCGGGCGCTGGCAGGTCGGCTGGAGGGGCTGCGCGGTGATGGGCATCGTGAACGTCACCCCCGATTCGTTTTCCGACGGCGGGCGCGGCCCCGAAGCGGCGCTCATGCACGCCCGGCAACTGCTGGCCGACGGCGCGCTAATTCTCGATATCGGCGGCGAGAGCACCCGCCCCGGCGCCGAGGCGGTGGACGTGGACACCGAACTCGGCCGGGTGCTGCCGGTGATCCGTGGACTGGCCGGCAGCCCGGCGCTGATCAGCATCGACACCATGAAGCCGGAGGTGGCCCGGGCCGCCCTGGACGCCGGAGCGCACCTCGTCAACGACGTCTCGGGCCTGCGCGACCCGCAGATGCTCTCGATGTGTGCCGAGCGCGGCGCCCCCGCCTGCATCATGCACATGCAGGGCGAGCCGCGCACCATGCAGCTTGCTCCGCACTACGGCGACGTGATGGGGGAGGTGTTCGGCTTCCTGGCGGCCCAGGCCGGGCGGGCGCTCTCGGCTGGGGTGCCGGGCGTGCTGCTCGACCCCGGCATCGGCTTCGGCAAGACACCCGACCACAATCTGGCGCTGCTGCGCGCCCTGCCGGAACTGAGCGCCCTGCCCTGGCCGGTGCTGGTGGGGGCCAGCCGCAAGAAGTTCCTCGGCGCCCTTTCCGGTAATCCGCAGGGTCCGGCCGACAGCCGCGACGCGGCCAGCCTGGCGCTGCACCTGCACGCCGCCCGCTGCGGCGCGGCGCTGGTGCGGGTCCACGACGTGCGTTCCCACGTGCAGGGCCTGCGGGTACAGGCCGCCCTGGAGAGCGCATAA
- a CDS encoding SDR family NAD(P)-dependent oxidoreductase, whose amino-acid sequence MKPVLSTRASHRSSPHPRTKRRSAPGALLLTAVALIAFRRVLVAPYALAGKSVLISGGSRGLGLALAREFLRYGAHLTLLARDEAELRRAEAALKLSASQGQVQIVAGDVTQAEDIERAIAAAVRAYGHLDVVANVAGVIQGGPLDNITDEDFRASMELNAFAPLRLTRAALPYLRVRGGRVLIVASLGGKVAVPHLSSYSVSKFAAVGLGQALHAELAQDGIVVTTVCPGLMRTGSPRQATIKGQHKREYALFATLDNLPVISLDADKAARRTVQALIRGEAEVLIGGPAKLLGAVQSLAPQLTADMLGLLNRFLPGPSSSDRAVLGKDAESRLTRANPIKRAAEQALNELTS is encoded by the coding sequence ATGAAGCCTGTGCTCAGCACCCGTGCCAGCCACCGCTCCAGCCCACATCCCCGCACCAAGCGGCGCAGCGCGCCGGGCGCCCTGCTGCTCACCGCCGTCGCCCTGATTGCCTTCCGACGGGTGCTGGTGGCGCCCTATGCGCTCGCCGGAAAATCGGTGCTGATCTCCGGCGGCTCACGCGGGCTGGGGCTGGCGCTGGCCCGCGAGTTTTTGCGCTACGGCGCCCACCTGACGCTGCTGGCCCGCGACGAGGCCGAGTTGCGCCGCGCCGAAGCGGCCCTGAAGCTGAGCGCCTCGCAGGGGCAGGTGCAGATCGTGGCCGGCGACGTGACCCAGGCAGAAGACATCGAGCGGGCCATCGCGGCGGCGGTGCGCGCCTACGGTCACCTCGACGTGGTGGCGAACGTGGCCGGCGTGATTCAGGGCGGGCCGCTCGACAACATCACCGACGAGGACTTTCGCGCCAGCATGGAACTCAACGCCTTCGCTCCGCTGCGGCTCACCCGCGCGGCCCTGCCGTACCTGCGGGTGCGTGGCGGGCGGGTGCTGATCGTGGCCTCGCTGGGCGGCAAGGTCGCCGTGCCGCACCTGAGCAGCTACAGCGTCAGCAAGTTCGCGGCGGTGGGCCTGGGGCAGGCGCTGCACGCCGAACTCGCCCAGGACGGCATCGTCGTCACGACCGTCTGTCCGGGGCTGATGCGCACCGGCAGCCCCCGGCAGGCCACCATCAAGGGGCAGCACAAGCGCGAGTACGCCCTGTTCGCCACACTCGACAACCTGCCGGTGATCTCGCTCGACGCCGACAAGGCCGCCCGGCGCACCGTGCAGGCCCTGATTCGCGGCGAAGCGGAGGTGCTGATCGGCGGCCCGGCCAAGCTGCTGGGGGCGGTTCAGTCGCTGGCGCCGCAGCTCACCGCCGACATGCTGGGCCTGCTCAACCGCTTCCTGCCGGGGCCGTCGAGCAGCGACCGGGCGGTGCTCGGCAAGGACGCCGAGAGCCGCCTGACCCGCGCCAACCCGATCAAGCGCGCCGCCGAACAAGCGCTCAACGAACTCACGTCCTGA
- the folB gene encoding dihydroneopterin aldolase, which produces MASAGTGRVVLSGLAFHGRHGVYQEESVFGARFVVDAELYYEFADIADELPQAVNYAAVYDLISGIVTGERWQLLEALAGRLARAVLAEQPRLSAVTVRVHKPHAPLPGVFEDVFAELHLTRR; this is translated from the coding sequence ATGGCGAGCGCGGGCACAGGCAGGGTGGTTCTCAGCGGACTGGCGTTTCACGGTCGGCACGGGGTGTACCAGGAAGAATCGGTGTTCGGGGCGCGCTTTGTCGTCGACGCCGAACTGTACTACGAGTTTGCCGACATCGCCGACGAACTGCCGCAGGCGGTCAACTACGCCGCCGTCTACGATTTGATTTCCGGCATCGTCACCGGGGAGCGCTGGCAACTGCTCGAAGCGCTGGCCGGGCGCCTGGCCCGCGCCGTGCTGGCCGAGCAGCCCCGGCTGAGCGCCGTGACGGTGCGCGTGCATAAACCCCACGCGCCGCTGCCGGGCGTCTTTGAGGACGTATTCGCCGAGCTGCACCTGACCCGCCGATGA
- a CDS encoding histidine triad nucleotide-binding protein codes for MTNAPAPTLFERIIAREIPAQIVYEDENYIAIKDIAPKAPVHLLVIPKKVSSRLDEITAEAEMGRLWLTAIKVAAQHLSDYRLIVNVGKGGGQEVFHTHVHVLGGWDSAQAVGFGQ; via the coding sequence ATGACCAATGCCCCCGCTCCCACCCTGTTCGAGCGCATCATCGCCCGCGAGATTCCGGCCCAGATCGTCTACGAAGACGAAAACTACATCGCCATCAAGGACATCGCGCCCAAGGCCCCGGTTCACCTGCTGGTGATTCCCAAGAAAGTCAGCTCACGTCTCGATGAGATCACCGCCGAAGCCGAGATGGGCCGGCTGTGGCTCACGGCGATCAAGGTGGCCGCCCAGCACCTGAGCGATTACCGCCTGATCGTGAACGTGGGCAAAGGCGGCGGCCAGGAAGTCTTTCACACCCACGTTCACGTCCTGGGCGGCTGGGACAGCGCTCAGGCGGTGGGCTTCGGGCAGTAG
- the folK gene encoding 2-amino-4-hydroxy-6-hydroxymethyldihydropteridine diphosphokinase, with product MALIALGANLGDPASALRWAVTELGGLGEVLAQSRLYRTAPVGGPPGQPPYLNAAVKLRTALPPEALLEALLALETRYGRVRRERWGARLLDLDLIAYGDLVLRTPRLTLPHPRAWERAFVLAPLAEVAPDYVHPLGGETVAQALAALDRSGVEVLGTDS from the coding sequence ATGGCCCTGATCGCCCTGGGCGCCAACCTGGGCGACCCGGCCTCGGCGCTGCGCTGGGCCGTCACCGAACTCGGCGGGCTGGGCGAGGTGCTGGCCCAGTCGCGCTTGTACCGCACCGCCCCGGTCGGCGGGCCGCCGGGCCAGCCGCCGTACCTCAACGCCGCCGTCAAGCTCCGCACGGCCCTGCCGCCCGAAGCGCTGCTCGAAGCGCTGCTGGCCCTCGAAACCCGTTACGGCCGGGTGCGGCGCGAGCGCTGGGGAGCGCGGTTGCTCGACCTCGACCTGATCGCTTACGGCGACCTCGTGCTGCGAACGCCCCGCCTGACCCTGCCGCATCCCCGCGCCTGGGAACGCGCTTTCGTGCTGGCTCCGCTGGCCGAGGTGGCGCCCGACTACGTCCACCCGCTCGGCGGCGAGACGGTGGCCCAGGCGCTCGCGGCGCTCGACCGCAGCGGCGTGGAGGTGCTCGGTACGGATTCATGA